A stretch of the Dioscorea cayenensis subsp. rotundata cultivar TDr96_F1 chromosome 4, TDr96_F1_v2_PseudoChromosome.rev07_lg8_w22 25.fasta, whole genome shotgun sequence genome encodes the following:
- the LOC120258543 gene encoding probable enoyl-CoA hydratase 2, mitochondrial encodes MLRSRTLIGAARRIGAACSSPISHHGFGGALATRSLFRRTLIIQTTAPEQVRVERLSDSDSGIVELKLDRPEAKNAIGKEMLKGLQRAVEFIDGDSSANVVMISSSVPRVFCAGADLKERRSMNPSEVKLFVNTLRSTFSSLETLSVPTIAVIEGAAMGGGMEMVLACDIRICGEDAAFSLPETGLAIIPGAGGTQRLPRLVGRSVAKELIFTGRRIDGNQAVSMGLVSYCLPVGEAYMKALQIAREINHKGPLATRMAKQAINEGMEVEMAAALALEEECYEQLLHTQDRLEGLAAFAEKRKPIYSGK; translated from the exons ATGCTTCGTTCCCGAACCCTCATCGGTGCGGCCCGCCGGATCGGCGCTGCTTGCTCCTCTCCGATCTCCCATCACGGCTTCGGCGGAGCCCTGGCCACCAGATCGCTCTTCAGGAGGACTCTGATCATCCAGACAACCGCGCCGGAGCAAGTGAGAGTTGAGCGGCTCTCCGATTCCGATTCTG GGATTGTTGAGTTGAAGCTGGATCGACCGGAGGCTAAGAACGCGATCGGGAAGGAGATGCTGAAGGGGCTGCAGCGCGCTGTCGAGTTTATTGATGGAGATTCGTCGGCAAATGTCGTTATGATCTCCAGCTCTGTTCCTAGGGTTTTCTGTGCGGGCGCCGATCTCAAG GAGCGCAGGTCAATGAATCCTTCTGAGGTTAAGCTATTTGTGAACACATTGCGGTCAACATTTTCTTCCCTGGAG ACACTCTCTGTTCCTACCATTGCAGTTATTGAGGGTGCAGCAATGGGTGGTGGGATGGAAATGGTTCTCGCATGCGACATTCGAATATGCG GGGAGGATGCTGCATTTAGTTTGCCTGAGACTGGACTCGCTATAATTCCTGG AGCTGGTGGAACCCAACGACTCCCTAGGTTGGTTGGGAGGTCAGTAGCCAAAGAGCTCATTTTTACTGGACGGAGGATAGATGGCAATCAAGCTGTGTCTATGG GCTTGGTTAGTTATTGTCTTCCCGTAGGAGAGGCATACATGAAAGCTCTCCAAATTGCGCGAGAAATAAACCATAAG GGCCCACTGGCGACAAGGATGGCTAAACAAGCTATCAACGAGGGAATGGAGGTGGAGATGGCTGCTGCGCTGGCTCTGGAGGAAGAATGTTATGAGCAACTCCTTCATACACAGGATCGTCTTGAAGGTTTAGCTGCGTTTGCGGAGAAGAGAAAACCAATATACTCCGGCAAATAG